In the Nitrospirota bacterium genome, GAGATGGTGATGCCGGGCGACAACATGACCTGCAGCGTGGAGCTGATCACGCCGATCGCGATGGACCAGGGCCTTCGGTTCGCGATCCGCGAGGGCGGCCGGACCGTCGGCGCAGGCGTTATCACCCAGGTGATCGAGTAACGGGAAACGAGGGGCAAGGGGCGAACCGCGTTCGTCCGTCTTCCCTGTGATCATGATTTGAGAGCGAGGATATAAGAGATGCGGGAAATCGTACTGCTCGCTTGCGGCGAATGCAAGCGGAAGAACTATTCAACGACCAAGAACAAGCGCAACACGCCGGACAAGCTGAACCTGGACAAGTACTGCCGTTTCTGCCGGAAGCACACGACGCACAAGGAAACCAAGGCGTAAACTGGAAACAGGCCAGTAGCTCTAATGGTAGAGCTCCGGACTCCAAATCCGGCTG is a window encoding:
- the tuf gene encoding elongation factor Tu (EF-Tu; promotes GTP-dependent binding of aminoacyl-tRNA to the A-site of ribosomes during protein biosynthesis; when the tRNA anticodon matches the mRNA codon, GTP hydrolysis results; the inactive EF-Tu-GDP leaves the ribosome and release of GDP is promoted by elongation factor Ts; many prokaryotes have two copies of the gene encoding EF-Tu), which translates into the protein EMVMPGDNMTCSVELITPIAMDQGLRFAIREGGRTVGAGVITQVIE
- the rpmG gene encoding 50S ribosomal protein L33, with the protein product MREIVLLACGECKRKNYSTTKNKRNTPDKLNLDKYCRFCRKHTTHKETKA